A window of Tautonia plasticadhaerens contains these coding sequences:
- a CDS encoding aminopeptidase: protein MPDPRWDTLSETLLRHSTRLKAGETLLIECIDLEDDTLARLLVRKASRMGATALIDLKRASIIREQLKEATEAQLRAWADAESYRMDRVQAYIALRGSQNISELADVPPDRMNLYNEHFMTPVHFQRRIKNTRWCVLRLPGPGMAQQAGMSTEAFEDFYFEACNVDYPRLGRALRPLADRMEAAREVHITGPETDLRFSIEGIPVVPCAGEMNIPDGEVFTAPVRDSIEGQIRFNAPTIYQGAAYDGIRLVFERGKIVEASCEAGDSERLNRIFRADEGASYVGEWSLGCNPKVQKPMRDILFDEKIAGSFHLTPGNAYDEADNGNRSKIHWDLVQIQTPEFGGGTVSFDGEPIRVDGKFVDEELSPLDPE from the coding sequence ATGCCCGATCCCCGATGGGATACCCTCTCGGAGACCCTGCTCCGCCACTCGACTCGGCTGAAGGCGGGCGAGACGCTGCTGATCGAGTGCATCGACCTGGAGGACGACACCCTCGCCCGGCTGCTCGTCCGCAAGGCGAGCCGGATGGGGGCGACCGCCCTGATCGACCTGAAGCGGGCCTCGATCATCCGGGAACAGCTCAAGGAGGCGACCGAGGCGCAACTCCGGGCCTGGGCCGACGCCGAGTCGTACCGGATGGATCGCGTGCAGGCGTACATCGCCCTGCGGGGTTCGCAGAACATCAGCGAACTGGCCGACGTGCCCCCGGACCGCATGAACCTCTACAACGAGCACTTCATGACCCCGGTCCACTTCCAGCGCCGGATCAAGAACACCCGGTGGTGCGTCCTCCGGCTGCCCGGCCCCGGCATGGCGCAGCAGGCGGGCATGAGCACCGAGGCGTTCGAGGACTTCTACTTCGAGGCCTGCAACGTGGATTACCCGCGGCTCGGGCGGGCGCTGAGGCCGCTCGCCGATCGGATGGAGGCGGCGCGGGAGGTCCACATCACCGGCCCCGAGACGGACCTGCGGTTCTCGATCGAGGGGATCCCCGTCGTCCCTTGCGCCGGGGAGATGAACATCCCCGACGGCGAGGTGTTCACGGCCCCGGTCCGGGACTCGATCGAGGGGCAGATCCGCTTCAACGCGCCGACGATCTACCAGGGGGCCGCCTACGACGGCATCAGGCTCGTCTTCGAGCGGGGCAAGATCGTCGAGGCCTCGTGCGAGGCCGGCGACTCGGAGCGGCTGAACCGAATCTTCCGGGCCGACGAGGGGGCGTCGTACGTCGGCGAGTGGTCGCTCGGGTGCAACCCGAAGGTCCAGAAGCCGATGCGGGACATCCTCTTCGACGAGAAGATCGCCGGCAGCTTCCACCTCACCCCCGGCAACGCCTACGACGAGGCCGACAACGGCAACCGCTCGAAGATCCACTGGGACCTCGTCCAGATCCAGACCCCCGAGTTCGGCGGCGGGACCGTCTCCTTCGACGGCGAACCGATCCGGGTCGACGGCAAGTTCGTCGACGAGGAATTGAGCCCGCTCGACCCGGAGTGA